A window from Telopea speciosissima isolate NSW1024214 ecotype Mountain lineage chromosome 8, Tspe_v1, whole genome shotgun sequence encodes these proteins:
- the LOC122672014 gene encoding protein JINGUBANG-like: MGIVPCSLACRTDSIESQSNSNHHLDSESSSLSSQPSLPSVPSLTSQATLQQQQQLQHQATTSTPPTSYHCISTFKGHSSHVFSLSLAGKFLYTGSSDREIRAWHRHPPLIPNSNSSSSSSSSSSSSSSTSTISTSNNQNIVAIVKGAIKSLVVSGDKLFSAHQDHKIRVWSIDNNIDDDNNSHRSKYKRLATLPTLTDRVLRFLPSKNHIQVRRHKKCTWVHHVDTISALALSPDASLLYSVSWDRTIKIWRTSDFKCLESISNAHDDAINALALSNDGHMYTGSADTKIKVWRKLPGDKKHSLVSTLERHKSAVNALALTTDGSVLYSGACDRSIVVWEKDSSAAATGGEGGHMVVVGALRGHTKAILCLAVVSDLLCSGSADKTVRVWRRGIEKSYSCLAVLEGHRGPVKCLTAAIDGYDSLNKSSSYLLYSGSLDCDIRVWQIMVPFQ, from the coding sequence atggggATAGTGCCATGTTCCTTGGCATGTCGCACAGACAGCATCGAATCCCAATCAAACTCAAACCACCATCTCGACTCGGAGTCAAGCTCTCTCTCATCTCAACCCAGTCTACCTTCTGTTCCTTCCCTCACCTCACAAGCCacactacaacaacaacaacaactgcAGCACCAAGCCACTACTTCTACTCCTCCAACAAGCTACCACTGCATCTCAACATTCAAAGGCCACTCCTCCCACGTCTTTTCCCTCTCCCTCGCCGGCAAATTCCTCTACACCGGCTCCTCCGACCGTGAAATTCGTGCCTGGCACCGCCACCCACCTCTTATTCCCAATTCCAActcctcttcatcctcttcctcctcctcctcctcctcctcctccacctccacgaTTTCTACCTCGAACAATCAAAACATCGTCGCCATCGTCAAGGGCGCCATCAAGTCCCTCGTCGTCTCCGGAGACAAACTTTTCAGCGCTCACCAAGATCATAAGATCCGCGTCTGGAGTATCGATAACAACATCGACGACGACAATAACTCCCACCGCAGCAAGTACAAGCGATTAGCTACTCTACCCACGCTCACCGACCGTGTCCTTCGGTTCCTCCCATCCAAGAACCACATCCAGGTCCGCCGCCACAAGAAATGCACATGGGTCCATCACGTCGACACCATCTCCGCCCTAGCCCTCTCTCCTGACGCCTCCCTTCTCTACTCTGTCTCCTGGGATCGAACCATCAAAATCTGGCGAACTTCCGATTTCAAATGCCTGGAATCCATTAGTAACGCCCACGACGATGCCATCAATGCCTTAGCCCTATCCAACGACGGTCACATGTACACGGGCTCCGCCGATACCAAGATTAAGGTCTGGAGAAAGCTCCCTGGTGACAAGAAGCATTCTCTTGTATCCACTCTTGAGAGACACAAATCCGCCGTTAATGCTTTGGCTCTTACAACTGATGGGTCTGTGCTATACTCCGGCGCCTGCGATAGATCGATCGTGGTTTGGGAGAAGGACAGCAGCGCCGCCGCCACCGGAGGAGAAGGTGGGCACATGGTCGTAGTTGGGGCGCTAAGGGGACACACAAAGGCCATTCTCTGTCTGGCAGTGGTTTCCGATTTGCTGTGCAGTGGATCGGCCGACAAGACTGTCAGGGTTTGGAGGAGAGGAATTGAGAAGAGTTACAGCTGTTTGGCGGTTTTGGAAGGACACAGAGGACCCGTAAAGTGTCTCACTGCGGCCATTGATGGTTATGATTCCTTGAACAAAAGCTCTTCTTATCTGCTTTACAGTGGCAGTTTGGATTGTGACATCAGGGTTTGGCAGATTATGGTTCCTTTTCAGTGA